A single genomic interval of Halalkalibaculum roseum harbors:
- a CDS encoding PspC domain-containing protein, with translation MSARLKKSRTDRMISGVCGGIAEYLGWDPTIVRIIFVILTFLGWGSPVLLYFILALVMPE, from the coding sequence ATGAGTGCAAGATTAAAGAAATCCAGAACTGACAGAATGATTTCCGGAGTGTGCGGCGGTATTGCCGAATATCTCGGGTGGGATCCGACTATTGTCAGAATCATATTTGTCATCTTGACTTTCCTCGGCTGGGGCAGCCCGGTATTGCTATACTTTATTTTGGCACTCGTAATGCCGGAATAA
- a CDS encoding thiolase family protein: protein MTEAVIVAAARTPTGKANKGSLRFTHPDTLGGEVIKDLLQRAPSLQPEMVDDVIMGCAFPEASQGLNIARQCALLGGLPPSVPAATVNRFCSSGLQTIAQASERILSGSADVIIAGGVESMSQVPMGGYVVHPNPKLVDNYPEIYINMGLTAENVADKYDISREDQDAFAYRSHMRAIDAWENDLFEGQITPIEVKEKRVTSSGEIEEESFTFEQDEGPRKDTSKEVLAKLRPVFKQGGSVTAGNSSQMNDAAAAVLVMSKEKADELGLEPMARYVGFSVAGVPPEIMGIGPVEAIPKVLKQTGISQEDIDLIELNEAFAAQSLAVIHELDLDEEIVNVNGGAIAMGHPLGCTGAKLTTQILYEMKRRGSAYGMVTMCVGGGMGAAGIFENLN from the coding sequence ATGACTGAAGCTGTAATTGTTGCTGCGGCGCGAACACCGACCGGAAAAGCTAATAAAGGATCTCTTCGCTTTACTCATCCCGATACGCTGGGCGGAGAAGTTATCAAAGACCTGCTACAAAGAGCTCCTTCTCTGCAACCGGAAATGGTTGATGATGTAATTATGGGCTGTGCCTTTCCCGAGGCTTCCCAGGGATTGAATATTGCCCGACAGTGCGCCTTGCTGGGCGGATTGCCTCCTTCAGTGCCTGCAGCAACGGTAAATCGATTCTGTTCGTCAGGGCTGCAAACCATTGCTCAGGCTTCCGAACGCATACTCTCGGGAAGTGCCGATGTCATCATAGCCGGAGGTGTGGAATCGATGTCACAAGTACCTATGGGCGGTTATGTAGTGCATCCTAACCCAAAGCTGGTAGATAACTACCCGGAAATTTATATCAATATGGGTCTAACAGCTGAAAATGTAGCCGACAAGTATGATATCAGCAGGGAAGACCAGGATGCATTCGCTTATCGAAGCCATATGCGGGCAATTGATGCCTGGGAAAATGACCTGTTTGAAGGCCAAATCACACCTATTGAAGTTAAGGAGAAAAGGGTGACCTCCTCCGGTGAAATAGAGGAGGAGAGCTTTACTTTTGAGCAGGATGAGGGTCCCAGAAAGGATACTTCCAAGGAAGTACTGGCTAAATTGAGACCGGTATTTAAGCAGGGCGGAAGCGTTACCGCAGGCAATTCCTCACAAATGAATGATGCTGCAGCGGCGGTGCTCGTTATGAGTAAAGAGAAAGCTGATGAACTCGGACTGGAGCCGATGGCCAGATATGTAGGCTTCTCAGTTGCCGGTGTACCACCTGAGATTATGGGTATCGGACCGGTAGAAGCTATTCCCAAAGTCTTAAAGCAAACCGGTATTTCTCAGGAAGACATTGACCTGATAGAATTAAACGAAGCATTCGCAGCTCAATCGCTGGCCGTTATCCATGAGCTTGATTTGGATGAAGAGATTGTAAACGTCAATGGAGGTGCCATTGCCATGGGACATCCGCTGGGATGCACAGGTGCCAAACTCACTACACAGATACTGTATGAGATGAAACGGCGCGGTTCAGCCTACGGCATGGTAACCATGTGTGTGGGAGGCGGTATGGGCGCTGCCGGTATATTTGAGAATTTAAACTGA
- a CDS encoding CDP-alcohol phosphatidyltransferase family protein, translated as MKIPAYGVHLFTALGAALGLWAILLTFDGFYKEAIWVLGAAVFVDAVDGSLARYFDVKDYAPKIDGALMDNIIDFITWTIAPFVWIYATMQIPIWVLIICAISSAFGFSNIQAKTSDNYFLGFPSYWNIVVFYIFMLNLPVEFASAIMLIFAVTTFLPIKFIYPSRTSFLKKFTLVLGSIFALQLIALMILFQESPLYLIYSSFIFPIYYFSLSFYLNFKSVETT; from the coding sequence GTGAAAATTCCGGCTTATGGAGTTCATTTATTTACAGCTTTAGGTGCCGCTCTAGGCTTGTGGGCTATCCTTTTAACCTTTGATGGTTTCTATAAGGAAGCCATATGGGTGCTTGGTGCCGCAGTTTTTGTTGACGCCGTAGACGGTTCACTGGCACGTTATTTCGATGTAAAGGATTATGCCCCGAAAATCGACGGGGCACTGATGGACAATATCATCGACTTTATTACCTGGACTATTGCACCTTTTGTCTGGATCTATGCTACCATGCAGATACCCATTTGGGTACTAATTATTTGTGCTATTTCCAGTGCTTTCGGTTTTTCAAATATTCAAGCCAAAACTTCCGACAATTATTTTCTTGGTTTTCCTTCGTATTGGAATATTGTCGTTTTCTACATTTTCATGCTCAATCTGCCGGTTGAATTTGCATCGGCTATTATGTTGATCTTCGCTGTCACTACTTTTTTACCTATCAAGTTTATATATCCAAGCCGGACTTCGTTTCTAAAGAAGTTTACCCTCGTATTGGGATCGATCTTTGCGCTGCAGTTGATTGCCTTGATGATATTGTTCCAGGAATCCCCGCTGTACCTGATTTATAGCTCCTTCATTTTCCCAATTTATTACTTCAGTCTGTCCTTTTACCTTAATTTCAAATCAGTTGAAACAACTTGA
- a CDS encoding SDR family oxidoreductase yields MFKEDTLQDKTILVTGGGSGLGLEMAKKFASLGAGIAICGRTESKLMNAAKEIEEKGEGQVETYVCDVRDYERVKEMIGEITEDFGGMDGLVNNAAGNFLAASEDLTPGGFKAIIDIVLHGSFNCTHCFGNYLIDNDRKGNILSIVTTYAENTGSAFVLPSACAKSGVLTMTRSLAYEWATYGIRLNAIAPGPFPTEGAWTRLVPDESFEEKFLSKIPAGRYGEPEELANLAAFLMSDMSPYLTGDCITIDGGERLTAGQFNFIDQLAPREKLKQFFNAMKPGGEKK; encoded by the coding sequence ATGTTCAAAGAAGACACCTTACAGGATAAAACGATACTGGTAACCGGCGGCGGCAGTGGATTGGGGCTGGAAATGGCCAAAAAATTTGCTTCCCTTGGAGCAGGAATTGCTATTTGCGGACGAACCGAATCAAAACTGATGAATGCCGCTAAAGAGATTGAAGAAAAAGGAGAGGGACAAGTAGAAACCTATGTTTGCGATGTAAGGGACTATGAACGAGTAAAAGAAATGATCGGTGAGATTACCGAAGATTTCGGTGGTATGGACGGCTTGGTCAATAATGCGGCAGGGAATTTTTTGGCGGCTTCGGAGGATCTGACACCCGGCGGTTTTAAAGCCATTATTGACATTGTGCTTCACGGCTCCTTTAACTGTACTCACTGTTTCGGTAATTATTTGATTGATAATGACCGCAAAGGCAATATCCTTAGCATTGTAACCACCTATGCTGAGAATACGGGATCTGCGTTTGTGCTTCCATCGGCATGTGCCAAATCGGGAGTATTGACTATGACCCGCTCTCTAGCTTATGAGTGGGCTACCTATGGTATTCGGCTGAATGCCATTGCTCCCGGACCATTTCCAACAGAAGGTGCATGGACCAGACTGGTACCTGATGAAAGTTTTGAAGAGAAATTTCTATCCAAGATTCCCGCCGGCAGATATGGAGAGCCGGAGGAATTGGCAAATCTTGCAGCTTTTTTGATGTCAGATATGTCGCCTTACCTCACAGGTGATTGTATTACCATCGATGGCGGGGAACGCCTTACTGCCGGGCAGTTTAACTTTATTGACCAGTTGGCTCCAAGAGAAAAGCTCAAACAATTTTTTAATGCGATGAAGCCCGGTGGGGAGAAGAAGTAG